Part of the Mycolicibacterium mengxianglii genome is shown below.
AAACCATCGGCTCGTCGGTCGGCGCCTCCCCGCCGACGGCATCCAGACGCACCCAGCACAACACGCCGTCGTCGTGCGCCGGCAACGGCTGCCAGCTGCGGTTGGGCCGCCCCGTCAACCGCAGACCGTGCCAGGGACAGATCAACGCCCCGCACTCCACGGGGGCGGTGGCGAGGTCCGCACCGAGATGGGGGCACGCGCGTGGTGCTGTGAGGAGCTCGCCGTAAGCGCCGCGCCAGGCGACGATCTGCACCCCGGCCACCGACGTCCCGAATGCCTTGGCGCCGATCTGTGAACTGGCCGCGAACGCATACCAATTGCCGCTCGGACGACGTTGCGCGCGCACCAGTGCCGAGCGGATCACCGCCGGGTCCGCCGCGGCGAAGCTCGGCACCTGGGTCGACCACCGGCTCGGTGGAAGTGTCTCGAAAGGCCAGGCTTTGGCCGCCTTGTCGCGTAATTCCGTAAGCATCCTCATCACCCTTCGACTCCCACCCGCGCGGCGAATCGCCGTAACTGCGGCGAACGACCCCGATTGGGAACGCTGTGCACCGCGTGTCCCGCCAGCCCGAAACCATTGAGCAAGTGGTTGGCACCGACCAATCCGGTGGTGGCCGCGCGCTCCATCAACGCCACCGGCAGGTCGATCCGGATACCGTCACCGGCCAACACGACTCGTGGATCCGGCGTCTGCACACCGGGGCGCCTGGCGAAGTCCCCCGGAGCGAATCTGGGACAGTCGTCGCGGCGGAGCAGTCGTTCTTCGACGATCGTCGCGGCCGCGGTTTCCGGGTACAGCTCGTGCATGCGCGCTACCAGGGCGTCGCGGACATCGGCGTCACTGTCGATGACCGAGTAGGCATGCAGCTCGACGACCGAACCGCCGGTGCGCGCCGCCCAGACCGCCGCTTCGCGTTCGTACCGTTCCAGGACACTGACATTGTCCAGCGGGGGCCGGCCGCCGGTCCCGACGAACGGCGCGCGATCGGCGCGGACCGGGCGGTCCAACCACAGCCGCAGCACGATGAACGGTGGCGCGGTGTGCAGGTCCGCGACGCGGCGGCGCCAGTCGTCGTCACCGAGACCAGGTGATCCCGCCACGATGTGCTGCAGGCCGCCGATATCGGTGGCCAGCACCGCGGCGTCGGCGGTGAAATCCTGCCCGCCCCCGCACACCACCTGCACCTGCGGTCCCATTTCGAGACGGTCGACGGTCAGGCCGGTGTGAAACCGCACCCCGTTGCCTTCGAGATACTGCCGCAACGGGTTCCACAGTGCCACATCGAAATTGGCATTGGCCACATCGAAGAGCAGCCCTTCGCTGGAGCCGAGGAAATAGATGTGGAACATTGTCACCAGCTCGGCGGCCGACAGGTATTGCGGCTTGGCGAAGAAGCTGCGGGCGAACACCTCGAAAGCCAGATGACGGGCGGCCTCGGGGAAGTTGATGTCCTGCAGGAACGTCTCGGCGTCCAGGTCATCGAGATCCCAGTACGTCTGCGGCACCGATACCGTTGCCAACGGCGCCGCCGCCCTGGCGTCCAGCCGTACCAGGTCGCGCAGCCGGAATGTCGGGCTGCGCAAGGCGAAAGCCACCGCATTCAGTGGTGGCGTGCGCGGCAGCCCGCGGAAGGTGTCCCGGTGGCCGTGAGCATCGATCAGCGGGTAGTCCTCAACCGGGCTCAGCGCCGTCAGGTGCGGATCCGCCCGGCGGAGCAATGTCCGCAGGTTGTAGTACTGGCGGAAGAAGGCATGGAATCCCCGGTTCATGGGCAGCGGGGAACCGTCGGGCCGGGCGTCCGACCAACCGCCGACCCGGCCCCCGAGATAATCCCGCGCCTCCACCACGTCGACACCGACGCCACGCTCGCTGAGCCCGGCCGCAGCGGACAGCCCGGCGATCCCGCCACCGACGACGACGACACGCGGCACCCGCGGAAGGGCCCTTGCATGGTCGAGACCTGGTGCAGCGGGCAGTATTTCACGCAATTTGTCCACTTGGTTCATGTGTGATCCGCCGCTTCGACGCTCGGACGGTACCGTTCCCACAACAACAGCACCGCGGTGACCAACGCGAATCCGAACAGGAAGTCCTCGATCGGGATGTCCCACGGGAACCGGATGCCTGAGGTGTGCTTGTTGTCATAAATGACCAGGGGTGCACTGAGTTTGGTCAACCACCCGTCCACCGGGATCTGGAAGCCGGTCACGATCACCATTGAGATCCAGTAGGCCGGGCGGCGGAACAGGCCAGTCCGGAAGACCGCGAGTTCCAGCACGCAGACCACGATCACGGACAGCACCGCGGGCAAGGTGTAGCCGAGGCCGGTCACCGTTGCTTCACCTCCTCGCGCCGACGCCGCAGCATCGACAACATCGTGTTGACAGCGGAATACGTGAGCAGCCCACAGACCGGGATCACCATGAAGAACAGCACTTCCTCCACCGGCAGAGCACCTGGTCCGAACAGTCCCAGAATGTATTTCGGGTTGTACCACCACACATCGGCTCCGACTGCGATCACATCCCAGACCAGGAACACCGCCGCCACCGGCAGCACCGCTGCGGCCAGTCGGCGGGGCTGCCGGTAGACCCCACGGCCGAACATCTCCAGCGGCGCGGTGACCAACAGACACGCCCCCAACACCATCAGGTACTGCCAGCGATCCACGCTCACCTGCTCCCGTAGCGCAACCGCGCGCCCCACGAGCGGGTGATGCCCGAGCAGGCGACGGAGAGCCGCCTGGCGTTGCCGACTGAAGCGCGTTGGCTGAAGATCTCGAAATCGATGTCTTCGATCCGTTCCAGGATCTCTGAATACAACGTCAATGCCGCCGTGACACACGGACGTGACGCTGGATCCAGCATCTCGATGCCTGGGCGGGCCTGGGTGTAAATCCGCCGTACGATGGCGTGCTGCTCGGCCAGGGCCCGACGGACGCGCGGTTCGGTCTGTCGACGCGCCTGGCACCAGTGCAGCAGATCGCGGTCCACGCCGTGCGCCGCGAGTTCATCGGCGGGTAGGTACACCCGTCCACGTCGTAGGTCTTCGTCGACATCACGCAGGAAGTTGGTGAGCTGGAATGCCTTTCCGAGTGCGGCAGCAAAGGGTGCGGCTTCCTCGCGCGGACCGATGGTCCCCAGAATCGGCAGCATCTGCAGTCCGATCACCTCCGCGGAGCCGTACATGTAGCGCTCCAACGCCGCCCGGTGAGGATAATCGGTGACGGTGAGGTCCATCCGCATGGACGCCAGGAAGTCGTTGAAGAGATCCCAGCCGATCTGATACCGGCGGGCGGTGTGTACCACTGCGGCCAGCGTGGGATCGTAGCTGCTGGTCCGGTTGTCCACCAGACTGTTGAACAGATGATCCGACAGCTGGTGCAACTGCTGGGCGCGCAGTTCGTGATCGCGGCGGGTATCGAAGTCGTCCAGGATGTCGTCGGCGCGGCGGGCGAACCCGTACAGTGCGTGCACGGCGGGCCGCTGCCTGGGCGCAAGCAGCCGGGTGGCCAGGAAAAAGGTCTTGCCGTGACTGGCGTTGATCTGCCGACACTGGCGGTAGGCAGACCGCAGCGACGGCTCTTTGACTCCAGCGGCGTCCAGCTCTGATCCGATCATCGTTGATACACCTCATGATTCGAGTGGGAGATCTGCACTCCGGTGATCCGGTCCGCGGCCAGGCGACCCGACATGACAGCAGTGGGCACGCCCACTCCGGGCACTGTCGACGAACCGGCCAGGACCACGTTGTCGACACCGCGCACGGTGTTGGCCGGCCGGAACGGCCCGGTCTGGGCGAACGTGTGGGCTAGTGCGAACGGGGTTCCTGCCGCCATCCCCTGCCGGCCCCAGTCGGCAGGGGTGACCACGTGAAGCAGCTCGGCATCATCACCGAACTCGGGCAGCCGTTCGGCGACGGTGCGCAGCATCTGCTCGACGTAGGAAGACGACGTGGTATCCCAATTCACTGTGCCCACTTGGGTGTTGGGCGCAGGCGCCAGCACGTAGAGCAGGTCGCGGCCCGGTGGCGCCAGACTCGGATCGCCGGCGGTGGG
Proteins encoded:
- a CDS encoding FAD-dependent oxidoreductase produces the protein MNQVDKLREILPAAPGLDHARALPRVPRVVVVGGGIAGLSAAAGLSERGVGVDVVEARDYLGGRVGGWSDARPDGSPLPMNRGFHAFFRQYYNLRTLLRRADPHLTALSPVEDYPLIDAHGHRDTFRGLPRTPPLNAVAFALRSPTFRLRDLVRLDARAAAPLATVSVPQTYWDLDDLDAETFLQDINFPEAARHLAFEVFARSFFAKPQYLSAAELVTMFHIYFLGSSEGLLFDVANANFDVALWNPLRQYLEGNGVRFHTGLTVDRLEMGPQVQVVCGGGQDFTADAAVLATDIGGLQHIVAGSPGLGDDDWRRRVADLHTAPPFIVLRLWLDRPVRADRAPFVGTGGRPPLDNVSVLERYEREAAVWAARTGGSVVELHAYSVIDSDADVRDALVARMHELYPETAAATIVEERLLRRDDCPRFAPGDFARRPGVQTPDPRVVLAGDGIRIDLPVALMERAATTGLVGANHLLNGFGLAGHAVHSVPNRGRSPQLRRFAARVGVEG
- a CDS encoding lycopene cyclase domain-containing protein, coding for MTGLGYTLPAVLSVIVVCVLELAVFRTGLFRRPAYWISMVIVTGFQIPVDGWLTKLSAPLVIYDNKHTSGIRFPWDIPIEDFLFGFALVTAVLLLWERYRPSVEAADHT
- a CDS encoding lycopene cyclase domain-containing protein, with amino-acid sequence MDRWQYLMVLGACLLVTAPLEMFGRGVYRQPRRLAAAVLPVAAVFLVWDVIAVGADVWWYNPKYILGLFGPGALPVEEVLFFMVIPVCGLLTYSAVNTMLSMLRRRREEVKQR
- a CDS encoding phytoene/squalene synthase family protein; amino-acid sequence: MIGSELDAAGVKEPSLRSAYRQCRQINASHGKTFFLATRLLAPRQRPAVHALYGFARRADDILDDFDTRRDHELRAQQLHQLSDHLFNSLVDNRTSSYDPTLAAVVHTARRYQIGWDLFNDFLASMRMDLTVTDYPHRAALERYMYGSAEVIGLQMLPILGTIGPREEAAPFAAALGKAFQLTNFLRDVDEDLRRGRVYLPADELAAHGVDRDLLHWCQARRQTEPRVRRALAEQHAIVRRIYTQARPGIEMLDPASRPCVTAALTLYSEILERIEDIDFEIFSQRASVGNARRLSVACSGITRSWGARLRYGSR